The Prevotella fusca JCM 17724 genome includes a window with the following:
- a CDS encoding IS5 family transposase produces MLKRTSNQLSLFSSLEDMLNHNHPLYTLGNKINWRRFENSFSRLYCSTNGRPAHPIRLMCGLLILKHLRNISDESVVLQWSENAYYQYFCGQLEFLPKEPCEASDLVHFRNRIGEEGIEVILAESIRVNTENDNEDHFNTAFIDSTVQEKNITYPTDAKLHKKIINRVLKIVREKKLPLRQSYQRTLKAISRNQRFRNHPRSHRKAVKADRSLRTIAGRLVREPDRNLPDRKGYEKMFELFYKVLSQKRNSRNKIYSLHEPEVQCISKGKEHKKYEFGNKASFIRSLSGIILAAVSFRNEYDGHTIEASLQQTERMTGKRIDNLAGDRGYRGTDLVGTTKILIPQAPKDKDSYYQKKKKHKLFCKRAGIEPTIGHLKSDYRLSRNFYKGVKGDAMNIMLAAAAYNFRRAMRALLCFTKTIIEKSVLVDFSTKWAF; encoded by the coding sequence ATGTTAAAAAGGACCTCTAATCAATTATCATTATTCTCTTCCTTAGAGGATATGCTCAATCACAATCACCCCCTTTATACGCTTGGTAATAAAATCAACTGGCGTAGATTTGAAAACTCCTTCTCTCGTTTGTATTGTAGTACAAATGGTCGCCCTGCGCATCCTATTCGTTTGATGTGCGGACTTTTAATCTTGAAACACTTGCGTAATATCTCTGACGAAAGTGTTGTTTTACAGTGGAGTGAAAATGCTTATTATCAGTATTTCTGTGGTCAACTGGAGTTTCTTCCTAAAGAACCTTGCGAAGCTTCTGATTTGGTTCACTTCCGCAATCGTATAGGCGAAGAAGGAATTGAAGTCATTCTTGCTGAGAGCATCCGTGTCAATACTGAGAATGATAATGAGGATCATTTTAACACAGCTTTTATAGATTCTACGGTACAGGAGAAGAATATCACTTACCCAACGGATGCGAAGTTGCATAAAAAGATAATCAATCGAGTGCTCAAAATCGTTCGTGAGAAGAAACTTCCTTTACGTCAGAGCTACCAAAGGACACTGAAAGCAATCTCTCGCAACCAACGTTTTCGCAATCACCCCAGGAGTCACAGGAAGGCTGTCAAGGCTGACCGGAGTCTGCGCACCATAGCCGGTCGTTTGGTCAGAGAACCTGACCGTAATCTTCCTGACAGGAAAGGCTATGAAAAGATGTTTGAGCTCTTCTATAAGGTCCTTTCTCAAAAACGTAACAGTCGTAATAAGATATATTCTCTTCACGAGCCTGAAGTACAATGCATCAGTAAGGGTAAGGAACATAAGAAGTATGAGTTTGGCAACAAAGCTTCCTTTATCCGTTCGCTATCAGGAATTATTCTTGCTGCCGTTTCTTTTAGGAATGAATATGATGGGCATACCATAGAAGCATCCTTACAACAAACCGAAAGAATGACAGGCAAGCGCATTGATAACTTGGCAGGAGACAGAGGATATAGAGGAACAGATCTGGTTGGAACAACAAAAATACTCATACCACAAGCCCCTAAAGACAAAGATAGTTACTATCAAAAGAAAAAGAAACACAAACTGTTTTGCAAGCGGGCAGGAATAGAGCCTACCATAGGACATCTTAAAAGTGATTACAGATTATCTCGCAACTTTTATAAAGGTGTGAAAGGGGATGCTATGAATATAATGCTGGCAGCTGCAGCATATAACTTCAGAAGAGCTATGAGAGCTCTTTTGTGCTTTACAAAAACTATCATCGAAAAGTCAGTTTTGGTTGACTTTTCGACAAAATGGGCTTTTTAA
- the cas1 gene encoding type II CRISPR-associated endonuclease Cas1 has translation MIKKTLCFSNPIYLSLRNAQLVLHLPEVESNKTLPEAMKKEAERTIPIEDIGVVILDNRRITITSGVMEALLENNCAVITCNPKSMPIGLLLPLSGNTIQNERFRSQLEASLPLRKQLWQQTIKQKILNQEHTLRINTDKETNCMRVWSNDVRSGDPDNLEARAAAYYWKNLFTEYPNFVRDREGIPPNNLLNYGYAILRAIIARALVGSGLLPTLGIHHHNRYNAYCLADDIMEPYRPYVVVP, from the coding sequence ATGATAAAGAAAACCCTATGCTTCAGCAATCCAATCTATTTAAGTTTGCGAAATGCACAATTAGTTTTGCACTTACCTGAAGTTGAAAGTAATAAAACATTGCCTGAAGCTATGAAAAAAGAAGCAGAACGTACCATCCCGATAGAAGATATCGGGGTGGTAATTCTCGACAACAGGCGTATTACCATAACCTCTGGAGTAATGGAGGCTTTGCTTGAGAACAACTGTGCCGTTATCACTTGTAACCCAAAAAGCATGCCCATAGGGCTACTTCTTCCTCTAAGTGGGAACACCATACAAAACGAACGCTTCCGCTCACAGTTAGAGGCTTCTCTACCTTTACGAAAACAACTCTGGCAACAGACTATAAAACAAAAGATTCTCAATCAAGAACATACATTGCGCATAAACACTGATAAAGAAACCAACTGTATGCGTGTATGGTCTAATGACGTACGCAGTGGAGACCCTGACAATCTTGAAGCAAGAGCAGCCGCCTACTATTGGAAGAATCTCTTTACAGAATATCCAAACTTTGTAAGAGACCGGGAAGGAATTCCTCCCAATAATCTCTTAAACTATGGCTATGCTATACTTCGAGCCATAATAGCCCGAGCATTGGTAGGAAGTGGATTACTACCTACTTTAGGTATCCATCATCATAACAGGTATAACGCCTATTGCCTTGCTGATGACATTATGGAACCTTATCGCCCTTATGTAGTCGTTCCTTAA
- the cas9 gene encoding type II CRISPR RNA-guided endonuclease Cas9 (Cas9, originally named Csn1, is the large, multifunctional signature protein of type II CRISPR/Cas systems. It is well known even to general audiences because its RNA-guided endonuclease activity has made it a popular tool for custom editing of eukaryotic genomes.), producing MKTILGLDLGTNSIGWAKVCVDNDGNYLRDIKLGSRIIPMSQDTLGNFDKGVTDSPTAARTGFRGVRRIRERALQRRERLHRVLHVMKFLPPHYENAIGWNREEATTYGKFLNHGEPKLAWEKQEDGSMRFLFMDSFHEMMADFAESQPGLVAGGKKIPLDWTLYYLRKKALTQAIRKEELAWILLNFNQKRGYYQLRGEEDEENPAKREEYHELKVVSVEAAEEGKGGNTWYNVTLENGWIYRRQSKVELHDWVGKTRQFIVTTEYEKDGVTIKKDKNGEVKRSFRAPSEDDWGLRKKRTESLLEDSGKTVGAFIYDHILSEPTDKIRGNFIRTIERKYYKKELEAILLEQTKHHKELKDQNTLIACIKELYQSNKPHQDSLMKKDMTYLLITDLIFYQRPLKSKKSLIADCPYEYYEYTIKETGEIKRQGIKCIAKSNPYYQEFRLWQFIINLRLFDRTDDKEVTSEYLSSMEDYTKLFTYLNDRKDINQETLLKDFFKQKKVKMGMEKEFPIRWNYIEDKEKKYPCNETRHELLAALDKAGIDHSWLDDKERFYRLWHLLYSVESKEEAEGALRKLKDNDDFVNAFLKVKPFKKDYGAYSEKAVKKLLAIMRMGGLWNETDICEQTRNRIQSIIKGEIDEKIKERMGRTFCQLSDFQGLPEWLACYVVYGRHSEATDIQRWTKPENLMAYINGFKQHSLRNPIVEQCILETLRTVHDIWKEAGHIDEIHVELGRSMKSTADQRARMSKSILQNENTNLRIKSLLMELKNAKEIENVRPYSPMQQEILRIYEEGALQELTKEDAQYPEISKISQMAQPSAKELLKYRLWLEQKYCSPYTGKPISLSKLFTSAYQIEHIIPQSRYFDDSFTNKVICETEVNQLKSNMLGYEFIKKHSGEIVHCTTIGDVKILDAKEYYNFVTEHYANNRRKKEKLLLEDIPQEFLNRQMNDSRYISKKVMAILSNIVREEDEQETNSKFVVSCSGGITDRLKQDWGLNDVWNSIVYPRFERLNKLTQTEAFGRWENKEGKQVFQTSLPLELQRGFSKKRIDHRHHAMDALVIACASRNIINYLNNESAKSQEQREDLRKKLCDKNRIIRKPWETFTQDARTALEDVVVSFKNYVRVINKATNYYEKYDESGKKGMAEQKGQDMWAIRKPMHKETVFGQVNLRRKVTVKLKDALENIPAICDKALRDYVNDLIAKKFNTKQMLAHFKSINYRLNMKSVNKVGIWVFSDEKEPMVATRKAIDISFDAKRIDTITDTGIQQILCKYLKSKGNDPNVAFTPEGIAEMNKHIIDYNNGKQHQPILKVRVSEPKGAKYQVGETGNKTKKFVEAQKGTNLYFAIYEDKDGNRSYNTIPLNEVAERLKQGLSPVPEKNEKGISLKFYLSPNDLVYVPTEEEKLSNECKLSKERIYKMVSSTSNECHFIPYTTAKPIYDKFEYEAKNKMGRALTGEMIKAVCWKLEVDRLGNILKIIK from the coding sequence ATGAAAACAATTCTTGGATTAGACTTGGGAACCAATAGTATTGGTTGGGCTAAAGTCTGCGTTGACAACGACGGAAACTACCTGCGTGACATTAAACTTGGTAGTCGTATCATCCCAATGAGTCAGGACACGCTTGGCAATTTTGACAAGGGAGTGACAGATTCTCCGACGGCTGCACGGACAGGATTCCGAGGTGTAAGAAGAATCAGAGAACGTGCACTGCAAAGACGCGAACGCTTACACAGAGTGTTACATGTAATGAAGTTTCTTCCTCCACACTATGAAAATGCCATTGGATGGAATCGAGAAGAAGCCACAACGTATGGCAAGTTTCTTAATCATGGAGAGCCTAAGTTGGCTTGGGAGAAACAGGAGGATGGCTCTATGCGTTTCCTCTTTATGGATTCTTTCCATGAGATGATGGCTGACTTTGCTGAATCTCAACCAGGACTGGTTGCTGGCGGAAAAAAGATTCCTTTGGACTGGACACTTTATTATCTGCGTAAGAAGGCACTTACACAAGCTATCAGAAAAGAAGAATTAGCTTGGATACTGCTCAATTTCAACCAAAAACGCGGCTACTACCAGTTGCGTGGAGAGGAAGACGAAGAGAATCCAGCTAAACGTGAGGAATATCATGAACTGAAGGTTGTCAGCGTGGAGGCTGCCGAGGAAGGAAAAGGTGGTAACACGTGGTATAATGTTACATTAGAGAACGGCTGGATATATCGTCGACAGAGCAAGGTAGAACTGCATGACTGGGTTGGGAAAACCAGACAGTTTATTGTAACTACAGAATATGAAAAAGATGGAGTTACCATCAAAAAGGATAAAAACGGAGAAGTCAAACGTTCGTTCCGAGCACCAAGTGAAGATGATTGGGGACTGCGTAAGAAACGAACAGAAAGTCTCTTAGAGGATTCTGGCAAGACTGTTGGAGCTTTTATCTACGACCATATACTCTCGGAACCTACTGACAAAATCAGAGGTAACTTTATCCGTACTATTGAAAGAAAGTACTACAAGAAAGAACTGGAAGCTATCCTGCTCGAACAAACAAAACATCATAAGGAGCTAAAGGATCAAAATACGCTAATTGCCTGTATCAAAGAACTATATCAAAGCAACAAGCCTCATCAAGACAGTTTGATGAAAAAGGATATGACCTATCTTTTGATTACAGACTTAATTTTCTACCAAAGACCTCTAAAGAGCAAGAAGTCTCTGATAGCAGACTGCCCATACGAGTATTATGAATATACTATAAAGGAGACGGGAGAAATCAAGCGGCAAGGTATCAAATGTATCGCAAAATCAAATCCTTATTATCAGGAGTTCCGTTTATGGCAATTTATCATCAACCTTCGTCTTTTTGACAGGACAGATGATAAAGAAGTCACCTCTGAGTATTTGTCTTCTATGGAAGACTACACCAAGCTGTTTACATATCTCAACGACAGAAAAGACATTAATCAAGAGACCCTATTAAAAGACTTCTTCAAACAGAAGAAAGTCAAAATGGGTATGGAAAAGGAATTTCCTATTCGTTGGAACTATATTGAAGACAAAGAAAAGAAGTATCCTTGTAACGAAACACGTCACGAACTGCTTGCTGCATTAGACAAGGCTGGCATAGACCATAGTTGGTTAGATGATAAAGAACGATTCTACCGGCTTTGGCATCTTCTCTATTCCGTAGAGTCCAAGGAAGAAGCAGAAGGAGCTTTGAGAAAACTTAAAGATAATGATGACTTTGTAAACGCTTTCTTAAAAGTAAAGCCATTTAAGAAAGACTATGGTGCTTATTCCGAGAAAGCCGTAAAGAAGCTGCTGGCTATAATGCGTATGGGAGGTCTATGGAATGAGACTGATATTTGTGAACAAACAAGAAATAGGATTCAAAGCATCATAAAAGGGGAAATTGATGAGAAGATAAAAGAACGGATGGGTCGCACTTTCTGTCAATTATCCGACTTCCAGGGGCTTCCTGAATGGTTAGCATGTTATGTTGTATATGGCAGACACTCCGAAGCTACAGATATACAACGATGGACAAAGCCAGAAAACCTGATGGCGTATATCAATGGTTTCAAGCAACATTCACTTCGTAATCCTATCGTCGAGCAGTGTATCCTTGAGACCCTCAGAACAGTTCATGATATATGGAAAGAAGCAGGACATATTGATGAGATTCATGTAGAGTTAGGCAGGAGTATGAAGAGTACAGCTGACCAGCGTGCACGCATGTCTAAAAGTATTTTGCAAAATGAGAATACCAACCTGCGTATCAAGAGCCTCTTGATGGAACTGAAGAATGCAAAAGAAATCGAGAATGTACGCCCCTATTCACCAATGCAACAGGAAATCCTAAGAATATATGAGGAGGGAGCCTTGCAGGAATTAACGAAAGAAGATGCCCAATATCCAGAGATATCTAAGATTTCACAAATGGCACAACCTTCTGCCAAAGAATTACTTAAATATAGACTTTGGCTGGAGCAGAAGTATTGTTCACCATATACTGGCAAGCCTATTTCCCTGTCAAAACTATTCACATCAGCTTATCAAATAGAACATATTATCCCACAGAGCCGTTACTTTGATGATTCATTCACGAATAAAGTAATCTGTGAGACCGAGGTAAATCAACTCAAGAGTAATATGTTAGGCTATGAATTCATCAAGAAGCATAGTGGCGAGATTGTGCATTGTACGACTATAGGTGACGTAAAGATACTTGACGCAAAGGAATATTATAACTTCGTAACAGAGCATTATGCCAATAACAGGCGTAAAAAAGAGAAACTCTTGTTGGAAGATATACCGCAGGAATTCCTCAATCGTCAGATGAATGATAGTCGATATATCAGCAAGAAAGTGATGGCAATCCTTTCTAATATCGTACGTGAAGAAGATGAGCAAGAAACTAACTCTAAGTTTGTAGTTTCATGTTCTGGTGGCATAACAGACCGTCTGAAACAGGATTGGGGACTGAATGATGTATGGAACAGCATTGTTTACCCTCGTTTTGAACGCCTCAATAAACTCACCCAGACAGAAGCCTTTGGACGCTGGGAGAACAAAGAAGGAAAACAGGTTTTCCAGACATCGCTACCCTTAGAACTCCAGAGAGGCTTCAGCAAGAAACGTATAGACCATCGCCATCATGCTATGGACGCACTCGTTATAGCCTGTGCATCACGTAATATTATCAATTACCTCAACAACGAGTCTGCTAAAAGTCAAGAGCAGAGGGAGGACTTACGAAAGAAACTTTGCGACAAGAATCGTATTATACGTAAACCTTGGGAAACCTTCACTCAGGATGCTCGCACTGCTCTTGAGGATGTAGTAGTTAGTTTTAAGAATTATGTCCGTGTTATCAACAAAGCAACAAACTATTATGAGAAATATGATGAGAGTGGCAAGAAAGGAATGGCAGAACAGAAAGGGCAAGATATGTGGGCTATTAGAAAACCTATGCACAAAGAGACTGTGTTTGGGCAAGTCAACCTCCGACGCAAAGTTACTGTTAAACTGAAAGATGCACTTGAGAATATTCCTGCTATCTGCGACAAGGCACTACGTGACTATGTCAATGATTTAATAGCGAAAAAGTTCAATACGAAACAAATGCTAGCACACTTCAAAAGTATCAATTATCGGCTAAATATGAAATCTGTCAATAAGGTTGGCATTTGGGTTTTCAGTGACGAGAAAGAACCGATGGTTGCTACTCGCAAGGCTATCGACATTTCATTTGATGCTAAACGCATTGATACAATTACCGATACAGGAATACAACAGATTCTCTGCAAATACCTGAAGTCAAAAGGCAATGATCCCAATGTTGCTTTTACTCCAGAAGGAATAGCAGAAATGAATAAGCATATCATTGATTATAACAATGGTAAGCAACATCAACCTATTCTGAAAGTAAGAGTTTCAGAACCTAAGGGGGCTAAATACCAAGTGGGAGAAACTGGTAATAAAACAAAGAAGTTCGTTGAGGCTCAAAAAGGAACGAATCTTTACTTTGCAATCTATGAAGACAAAGACGGTAATCGATCTTACAACACCATTCCATTAAATGAGGTTGCAGAACGATTGAAGCAAGGTCTATCACCTGTGCCAGAGAAGAACGAAAAGGGGATTTCATTGAAATTTTATCTTTCACCTAATGATTTGGTTTATGTTCCAACAGAAGAAGAAAAGCTATCAAATGAATGCAAACTCAGCAAAGAACGAATTTATAAGATGGTTAGTTCGACTAGTAACGAATGTCATTTCATACCTTACACTACTGCAAAACCCATATATGATAAATTTGAGTACGAGGCTAAAAATAAAATGGGGCGTGCCTTAACTGGCGAAATGATAAAAGCTGTCTGTTGGAAACTTGAAGTAGACCGGTTAGGCAACATTCTTAAGATTATAAAGTAA
- a CDS encoding valine--tRNA ligase gives MELASKYDPQIVESKWYQYWLDNKLFSSKPDGREPYTVVIPPPNVTGVLHMGHMLNNTIQDILVRRARMEGKNACWVPGTDHASIATEAKVVNRLAEQGVKKTDLTREQFLEHAWDWTHEHGGIILKQLRRLGCSCDWDRTAFTMDDTRSESVIKVFCDLYKKGYIYRGVRMVNWDPQAQTALSDEEVIYKDEHSKLYHLKYYVAEEDQTKVERKDEGNVMHKDEKGYYAVVATTRPETIMGDSAMCINPEDVKNTWLKGLRVVVPLVNRVIPVVEDSYVDIQFGTGCLKVTPAHDVNDHALGLKHGLETIDIFNDNGTISEAAGIYVGQDRMDVRKQISKDLEAAGLMEKVEDYDNKVGYSERTHVPIEPKLSTQWFLKMQHFADIALPPVMDDDIEFYPKKYKNTYRHWLENIKDWCISRQLWWGHRIPAYYFKDAEGKNATVVAETTEEALKLAQEINPSVAAADLEQESDCMDTWFSSWLWPISVFDGINNPDNEEINYYYPTSDLVTGPDIIFFWVARMIMAGYEYRGKFPFKHVYFTGIVRDKLGRKMSKSLGNSPDPIMLIEKYGADGVRMGMMLSAPAGNDILFDETLCEQGRNFNNKIWNAFRLVQGWDTTDAEQPLASKIAVEWFDAKLKEVNAEMNEQFKSYRISEALMTVYRLFWDEFSSWYLEMIKPEYGKPIDKQTYEATLKFFNALLKMLHPFMPFITEELWQHIYTRKDSESIMRDELKLDAPSKDELTLIEAIEQVKAIVSGVRTVRNQKNIAPKVELDLNVIGQNNYEAYNSVIIKMANLKAIEVVTEKSGDASGFMVGTDSFAVPVGDLIDVTAEIEKQEKELKHLEGFLAGIKKKLSNENFVANAPAAVIKRERKKQSDSEEKIATLKASLAELKSK, from the coding sequence ATGGAATTAGCAAGCAAGTATGATCCACAGATTGTGGAATCAAAATGGTACCAGTATTGGCTGGACAACAAGCTTTTCAGTTCTAAGCCTGATGGCCGTGAGCCTTACACCGTGGTTATCCCACCACCAAACGTAACGGGTGTGCTTCACATGGGGCACATGCTGAACAATACTATTCAGGATATTCTTGTAAGACGTGCCCGTATGGAGGGCAAGAATGCTTGCTGGGTTCCTGGTACTGACCACGCAAGTATTGCTACCGAAGCAAAGGTGGTGAACCGACTCGCTGAGCAAGGTGTAAAGAAGACCGACCTCACACGTGAGCAGTTCCTTGAACATGCATGGGATTGGACACACGAACATGGCGGCATCATCCTCAAGCAGTTGCGCCGACTTGGTTGCTCATGTGATTGGGACCGTACAGCTTTCACTATGGATGATACCCGCAGCGAAAGCGTTATTAAAGTATTTTGCGACCTCTATAAGAAGGGTTACATCTATCGTGGTGTACGCATGGTTAACTGGGACCCACAGGCGCAGACCGCTCTTTCTGATGAAGAGGTGATTTATAAGGATGAACATTCAAAGCTCTATCACCTTAAATATTATGTTGCAGAAGAAGACCAGACAAAGGTTGAACGTAAGGATGAAGGCAACGTAATGCACAAGGATGAGAAGGGCTACTATGCTGTAGTAGCTACTACTCGACCAGAGACTATCATGGGTGACTCGGCTATGTGTATCAATCCAGAGGATGTTAAGAATACATGGCTGAAAGGTCTTCGTGTCGTAGTTCCATTGGTAAACCGTGTGATTCCAGTAGTTGAAGACTCATACGTTGATATCCAATTCGGTACTGGTTGTTTGAAGGTAACTCCTGCTCACGACGTAAACGACCATGCGCTTGGTTTGAAGCACGGCTTAGAGACGATTGATATCTTTAATGATAACGGTACTATCTCTGAAGCAGCTGGCATCTATGTTGGTCAGGACCGTATGGATGTACGTAAGCAGATCTCAAAGGACTTGGAAGCTGCAGGCTTGATGGAGAAGGTTGAGGACTATGATAATAAGGTGGGTTACTCTGAGCGTACACACGTTCCTATCGAGCCAAAGCTCTCTACTCAATGGTTCTTGAAAATGCAGCACTTTGCTGACATTGCTCTTCCTCCTGTTATGGATGATGATATTGAGTTCTATCCAAAGAAATATAAGAACACTTACCGTCACTGGTTAGAGAACATCAAGGACTGGTGTATCAGCCGTCAGTTGTGGTGGGGTCATCGCATTCCTGCGTATTACTTCAAGGATGCTGAGGGAAAGAATGCTACCGTTGTAGCTGAAACTACTGAGGAAGCATTGAAGTTGGCACAAGAAATCAATCCTTCTGTTGCAGCTGCCGACCTTGAGCAGGAGAGTGATTGTATGGACACTTGGTTCTCAAGTTGGTTGTGGCCTATCTCTGTGTTCGATGGTATCAATAACCCTGACAACGAAGAGATTAACTACTACTACCCTACCAGCGACCTCGTTACAGGTCCAGATATTATCTTCTTCTGGGTAGCACGTATGATTATGGCAGGCTATGAGTATCGTGGCAAGTTCCCATTCAAGCATGTCTATTTCACAGGTATTGTACGTGATAAGCTCGGTCGTAAGATGAGTAAGAGTCTTGGTAACTCACCAGACCCGATCATGCTTATCGAGAAGTATGGTGCTGACGGTGTCCGTATGGGTATGATGCTCTCTGCACCTGCAGGTAATGATATCCTCTTCGATGAGACACTTTGTGAGCAGGGACGTAACTTCAACAATAAGATTTGGAATGCTTTCCGCCTCGTTCAGGGTTGGGATACAACTGATGCAGAGCAGCCATTGGCAAGTAAGATTGCTGTTGAATGGTTCGATGCTAAGTTGAAGGAAGTGAATGCAGAGATGAACGAGCAGTTCAAGAGCTATCGTATATCAGAGGCTTTGATGACAGTTTACCGCCTCTTCTGGGACGAGTTCTCAAGTTGGTACTTGGAGATGATTAAGCCAGAATATGGTAAGCCAATCGATAAGCAGACTTACGAAGCAACGCTGAAGTTCTTCAATGCACTGTTAAAGATGCTCCACCCATTCATGCCTTTCATTACAGAGGAGTTGTGGCAGCACATCTACACCCGTAAAGACAGCGAGAGTATTATGCGTGATGAACTCAAGCTCGATGCTCCAAGCAAGGATGAGTTGACTCTTATCGAAGCAATTGAGCAGGTTAAGGCGATTGTCAGCGGCGTAAGAACCGTACGTAACCAGAAGAACATTGCTCCAAAGGTTGAACTCGACTTGAACGTAATCGGTCAGAACAACTATGAGGCTTATAACAGTGTAATCATCAAGATGGCTAACTTGAAGGCTATTGAAGTGGTAACAGAGAAGAGCGGTGACGCATCTGGTTTCATGGTTGGCACCGACAGTTTCGCTGTTCCAGTGGGCGACTTGATTGATGTTACGGCTGAGATTGAGAAGCAAGAGAAGGAACTCAAGCACCTTGAAGGCTTCCTCGCAGGTATAAAGAAGAAACTTTCAAACGAGAACTTCGTGGCAAATGCCCCTGCAGCTGTTATCAAGCGTGAGCGTAAGAAGCAGAGCGACTCTGAGGAGAAGATTGCTACTTTGAAAGCAAGTCTTGCTGAATTGAAAAGCAAATAA
- the mazG gene encoding nucleoside triphosphate pyrophosphohydrolase produces the protein MHTKEEKLKAFARLLDIQERLRKECPWDRKQTNESLRPNTIEETFELADALLKNDSKDICKELGDVMEHVIFYSLLGEEKEDFDVADVCNAQSDKLMFRHDFIDWTGWSVTRSDMVVNASGQVVYKDEESSINNTQSSTPNTASQVESTWEQRKQRERDGNTSVLSGVPNSLPSLIKAYRIQDKARNVGFDWEEKEQVWDKVYEELGELKNELKKEDKQRSTEELGDFLFSLINAARLYHLNPDNALEYTNQKFIKRFNYIEETAKAKGVTIKDLTLAEMDELWEQAKAVNK, from the coding sequence TTGCATACTAAAGAAGAGAAACTGAAAGCTTTTGCCCGACTTTTAGACATTCAAGAGCGACTCCGAAAGGAATGTCCGTGGGACAGAAAACAGACCAACGAAAGCCTCCGTCCCAACACGATTGAAGAAACATTTGAGTTGGCAGATGCGCTCTTGAAAAATGACTCAAAAGATATCTGTAAGGAACTTGGTGACGTGATGGAGCACGTTATCTTCTATTCATTGCTTGGTGAAGAAAAAGAAGATTTCGACGTTGCTGATGTCTGCAATGCTCAATCCGACAAACTTATGTTCAGACATGATTTTATCGACTGGACAGGTTGGAGTGTGACACGTTCTGACATGGTTGTTAATGCTTCTGGACAAGTCGTTTACAAGGATGAAGAATCGTCCATCAACAACACACAATCATCAACCCCCAACACTGCTTCCCAAGTGGAATCTACCTGGGAACAACGTAAACAACGTGAACGTGACGGTAACACCTCGGTACTCTCTGGTGTGCCAAACTCTCTACCCAGCCTTATCAAGGCTTATCGCATTCAAGACAAGGCGCGAAATGTCGGCTTTGATTGGGAAGAAAAAGAGCAGGTTTGGGACAAGGTCTATGAAGAATTAGGAGAGTTAAAGAACGAGTTGAAGAAAGAAGATAAGCAACGTTCAACAGAAGAACTTGGCGACTTCCTGTTCTCTCTCATCAATGCAGCACGACTCTATCATCTGAATCCTGACAACGCCCTTGAATATACTAATCAGAAGTTCATCAAACGATTTAATTATATAGAGGAAACTGCTAAGGCAAAAGGAGTTACAATAAAAGACTTAACTCTTGCTGAAATGGATGAACTGTGGGAGCAAGCTAAGGCTGTCAATAAATAA
- a CDS encoding lipocalin-like domain-containing protein — MRKTFYFIMSLFILAVAISCKDSKPKSVMSQINGTEDSVSTNDSTIYGTMVDGGMNSIILLTDNGDTVEYLVNPDDTLEVVKGGKINGDRFAIIGYKEYGDYFMRSAINLTSLLGNWTSLDRNFEIKEGGTVSSTLQSEKNPWTAWKVWNGKLILSKDTFTVENLGADSLALENKAGIFVFTRGK, encoded by the coding sequence ATGAGAAAGACCTTTTATTTTATCATGTCTTTGTTTATTCTTGCTGTAGCAATCTCTTGCAAGGATAGCAAACCTAAGTCTGTCATGTCTCAGATAAACGGGACTGAAGACTCAGTATCTACAAACGATAGTACGATATATGGTACTATGGTTGATGGTGGTATGAACTCTATCATCCTACTTACTGACAATGGCGACACTGTTGAATACCTTGTAAACCCTGACGATACCCTCGAAGTTGTCAAGGGTGGCAAGATTAATGGCGACCGCTTTGCTATTATCGGCTATAAGGAATATGGCGATTATTTCATGCGTTCAGCTATCAACCTTACTTCGTTATTAGGTAACTGGACAAGCCTTGACCGCAACTTCGAGATAAAAGAAGGTGGAACGGTCAGCTCTACGCTTCAGTCGGAGAAGAACCCTTGGACTGCCTGGAAAGTATGGAATGGCAAACTAATTCTGTCAAAAGACACATTCACTGTTGAAAATCTTGGTGCTGACTCTCTGGCCTTGGAGAACAAAGCTGGTATCTTTGTATTTACAAGAGGGAAATAA